In a genomic window of beta proteobacterium MWH-UniP1:
- a CDS encoding [protein-PII] uridylyltransferase, which yields MSAPSPSTASSSAASPGCGAIDLRLLRQRLTQYRADNAKLWTPRANPDRALRHLAKSVDSVLSELWACAGFGNATLVAVGGYGRGELSPFSDVDLLILMPNDYQESEITGPAERLVSAFWDIGLDAGHSIRSIDECMQAASEELSIATALLESRWVAGPKAPVNRLLKQWFDTINVKEFAQGKLLELQQRHGRHQDTPYSLEPNCKESPGGLRDLQVLRWVTTAFGLGHRWKDLATNDLITEPEARELDRCQRLLNTIRGHLHLAAGRREDRLVFDLQNAVAERMDFAPVAGKRASEVLMQRYYRAAKAILQISSMLLANLEPRLFPSSDPNTAQSARIIDDEFQDVYGLLDMRHEQLFTQDPAAILRAFLCFQQHPELHGMTARTLRALWNHRDCIDSEFRRSRENRQLFLSVFQQPAGIVHGLRLMNNLGVLGRMLPVFRKIVGQMQHDLFHVYTVDQHILQVIRNLRRFSMDEHAHEFPLCSQLANEFPGYWRLYIAALFHDIAKGRGGDHSVLGKAEVRRFARDYGLDTETSKLLMFLVEHHLTMSVVAQKQDLADPETIMAFAKVVKTTDRLNALYLLTVADIRGTSPKVWNMWKARLLEELYQRTMKLLTQTQPGQQHEPLRQQDAFEAKTGEAERLLRLHGKEIDAARSFWKTLELQYFLRHDANEIEWHARRIAWRANADDPIVIARLAPDEAGLQVVVYQPDAADLFARICSYFDRQNMSILDAKIHTTSDGYAMDTFVVDPKQFPEHLREMVTIVEAGLGAALRESGPLPQPSQGRVSRLSRYFPIRPTIDLRADSRGQYHVLNVTAADRTGLLYAIARTLAQHAVRVQTARVMTLGERAEDVFLVEGDAVEDPRAQIALEADLLKAIA from the coding sequence GTGAGCGCGCCCTCGCCCTCCACGGCTAGTTCAAGCGCCGCATCGCCGGGCTGCGGGGCAATCGACCTGCGCTTGCTGCGGCAACGTCTGACCCAATATCGGGCCGATAACGCCAAACTCTGGACCCCAAGGGCCAACCCAGACCGCGCCCTGCGGCACCTGGCGAAATCGGTGGATTCCGTCTTATCGGAACTCTGGGCCTGCGCGGGGTTTGGCAATGCCACCTTAGTGGCCGTTGGCGGCTATGGCCGCGGTGAGCTCTCACCCTTTTCCGATGTGGATCTGCTGATCCTGATGCCCAACGACTACCAAGAGTCTGAGATTACCGGGCCTGCCGAGCGGCTGGTCTCCGCCTTTTGGGACATTGGCCTCGATGCGGGCCACAGCATTCGGTCAATTGATGAGTGCATGCAGGCCGCTTCCGAAGAACTCAGTATTGCCACAGCATTACTGGAGTCACGCTGGGTCGCCGGGCCAAAGGCGCCCGTGAATCGACTGCTTAAACAATGGTTCGACACCATCAATGTCAAGGAGTTTGCTCAGGGCAAGCTGCTTGAACTGCAACAACGCCATGGCCGCCATCAAGACACGCCTTACAGCCTGGAGCCCAATTGCAAAGAAAGCCCTGGTGGCCTGCGCGACCTTCAAGTGCTGCGTTGGGTCACCACCGCCTTTGGCCTGGGCCATCGTTGGAAAGATTTAGCGACCAACGATCTGATCACCGAACCCGAGGCCCGCGAGCTGGATCGCTGCCAGCGGCTCTTAAACACCATACGCGGCCATCTGCACCTGGCCGCCGGGCGCCGTGAAGACCGACTGGTCTTTGACTTGCAAAATGCAGTGGCCGAACGCATGGACTTCGCACCGGTAGCCGGTAAGCGTGCCAGTGAAGTATTAATGCAGCGCTATTACCGTGCGGCAAAAGCCATTTTGCAGATCAGCTCCATGCTCTTGGCCAATCTTGAGCCCCGATTGTTTCCATCGAGTGATCCCAACACGGCTCAGAGCGCCCGCATCATTGACGACGAATTCCAAGATGTCTATGGGCTCTTGGACATGCGGCACGAGCAGCTCTTTACCCAAGACCCCGCCGCTATTTTGCGAGCATTTCTATGCTTTCAGCAGCACCCGGAACTACACGGCATGACTGCGCGCACACTGCGTGCCCTGTGGAACCATCGTGACTGCATTGATAGCGAGTTCCGTCGCTCTAGAGAAAACCGCCAGCTCTTTCTCTCGGTCTTTCAGCAGCCGGCAGGAATTGTTCATGGCCTGCGGCTGATGAATAACCTGGGTGTCTTGGGCCGCATGCTGCCGGTCTTTCGAAAAATTGTCGGCCAGATGCAACATGACCTGTTTCATGTCTACACGGTGGATCAGCACATCCTGCAGGTGATTCGTAATCTGCGCCGGTTTTCCATGGACGAGCACGCCCATGAGTTTCCTTTGTGCAGCCAACTTGCCAATGAATTTCCCGGCTACTGGCGGCTTTACATCGCCGCGCTTTTTCACGACATTGCCAAGGGCCGCGGCGGCGATCACTCGGTCTTGGGCAAGGCCGAGGTAAGACGCTTTGCGCGAGATTACGGGCTTGATACCGAGACCAGCAAGCTATTGATGTTTTTGGTGGAGCACCACTTGACCATGTCTGTGGTTGCACAAAAGCAAGATCTCGCCGACCCAGAGACCATCATGGCGTTTGCAAAAGTGGTGAAGACCACCGATCGGCTCAATGCGCTTTACCTGCTTACGGTGGCCGACATTCGTGGCACCAGCCCCAAGGTCTGGAACATGTGGAAGGCGCGGCTCTTGGAAGAGCTTTATCAGCGGACCATGAAACTGCTAACCCAGACACAGCCTGGCCAACAACACGAACCCTTGCGCCAGCAAGATGCTTTTGAGGCCAAGACCGGCGAGGCCGAGCGCCTGCTGCGGCTACACGGCAAAGAAATTGATGCGGCACGATCATTTTGGAAGACACTGGAACTTCAATATTTCTTGCGGCACGACGCCAATGAAATTGAATGGCATGCCCGGCGCATTGCATGGCGGGCCAACGCAGATGACCCGATTGTGATTGCACGGCTTGCACCAGACGAAGCCGGCCTGCAGGTGGTGGTCTATCAGCCCGATGCAGCCGATTTGTTTGCCCGCATCTGCTCCTATTTTGATCGCCAGAACATGAGCATCCTGGATGCGAAAATTCACACGACCAGCGATGGCTATGCCATGGACACCTTTGTCGTGGACCCGAAGCAATTTCCAGAACACTTACGCGAGATGGTCACGATTGTGGAGGCGGGTCTTGGCGCTGCCCTTCGCGAATCGGGCCCCCTGCCTCAGCCATCACAGGGCCGTGTTTCTCGGCTGTCGCGCTACTTCCCTATCCGCCCCACCATTGATCTGCGGGCCGACTCACGCGGCCAGTACCACGTGTTAAACGTAACCGCCGCAGACCGCACGGGTCTGCTTTACGCCATTGCGCGTACGCTGGCCCAACATGCGGTGCGGGTTCAAACCGCACGCGTGATGACGCTTGGCGAGCGCGCGGAAGACGTCTTCTTAGTGGAGGGCGATGCGGTGGAAGACCCCAGGGCGCAGATCGCACTGGAGGCAGATCTGCTGAAGGCGATTGCTTAA
- the map gene encoding type I methionyl aminopeptidase, whose translation MTICFKSGPEIAAMRVAGRLASEVLDYIAPFVKPGVTTGELDRLCHDYMVNVQGTIPAPLNYCPPGYKPYPKSICTSINHQVCHGVPSDRALKAGDIVNLDITVIKDGFHGDTSRMFIAGEPSIAAKRLCEITREAMWAGIAQVAPGKRLGDIGAAIQKLAESAGYSVVREFCGHGIGRGFHEEPQVLHYGRPGTGLELKPGMTFTIEPMINAGRPEIKELNDGWTIVTKDHSLSAQWEHTVLVTETGVEVLTVSDGSPDRERALALHG comes from the coding sequence ATGACGATTTGCTTCAAATCCGGTCCGGAAATTGCCGCCATGCGGGTTGCCGGCCGCCTTGCCTCGGAAGTCCTGGACTACATCGCTCCCTTTGTGAAGCCAGGGGTGACCACGGGTGAGCTCGACCGGCTCTGTCATGACTACATGGTCAATGTCCAGGGGACCATCCCCGCCCCGCTGAATTACTGCCCACCGGGCTATAAGCCCTACCCCAAATCCATCTGCACCTCGATCAACCACCAGGTCTGCCACGGGGTGCCCAGCGACCGGGCCCTGAAAGCCGGCGATATCGTGAACCTGGACATCACCGTTATCAAAGACGGGTTTCATGGGGACACCAGCCGGATGTTCATTGCGGGCGAGCCATCGATTGCCGCCAAGCGGCTCTGCGAGATCACCCGCGAGGCCATGTGGGCGGGTATCGCCCAGGTGGCGCCGGGCAAACGGCTTGGCGATATTGGCGCAGCCATCCAAAAACTCGCCGAATCCGCCGGCTATTCGGTGGTCCGGGAATTCTGCGGCCACGGGATTGGCCGTGGCTTTCATGAAGAGCCCCAGGTCCTGCATTACGGCCGCCCTGGCACGGGGCTGGAACTCAAGCCCGGCATGACGTTTACCATCGAACCCATGATCAACGCTGGCCGGCCCGAGATCAAAGAACTCAACGACGGCTGGACCATCGTGACCAAAGACCACAGCCTGTCGGCCCAATGGGAGCACACCGTTTTGGTGACCGAAACCGGCGTCGAGGTCTTAACCGTCTCGGATGGGAGCCCCGACCGTGAGCGCGCCCTCGCCCTCCACGGCTAG